DNA sequence from the Vicinamibacterales bacterium genome:
ACCGAGTCGGCATTCACCAGCCAGATCGTCTCGAGGCCGAGGGTGGCGAGCGCCAGAATCGGGTTGACGGTCAGGACTGCCGCCCCCAGTCCGCCGACGAGCAGCGACAGGTTGAACGGGTTGACGAACGCCCACTTGTGGTAGGTCGGCTTGTCGGGCACGGCTGCCGGTGCCGGGGACGCGGGAGTCGCGGACACCGCCGCCGGCCGCCGGGCAGACGAAGGAATGGGCGGCGGATTCACACGCGATGCGGACGGCTTCGGCCGGTCGGGCGTCGGCATGGGCTCATTCTATGCGGGCTCGGTCGCCGGAGCGTAGAGCATCTCGAGGAGTTTCTTCTCCACGGCCCGGAACTCGTTCGACGACTTCAGGGCGATGTCCCGCACCTGGAAGAAGGGCACGTCCACGCGGTGCAGGATGCGCGCTGGCCGCGGAGAGAGCACGTAGACGGTGTCGGCCAGGTAGACGGCCTCCGACACGTCGTGGGTCACGAACAGGATCGTGTTGTCCTCGGTCCGCGAGACGTCGAGCAGCAGCCCCTGCATCTCCCACCGCGTGTAGGGATCGAGCGCGCCGAACGGCTCATCCATCAGGACGACGCGCGGCTTGTTGATGAGCGTTCGCGCGATCGCCACGCGCTGCTTCATCCCGCCCGACAGGTCCTTCGGGTAGCGGTCGGCGAACTCCTCCAGGCCGACCGCCTTCAGGTAGTGCGTGGACTGCCCGCGACGCTCGGCGCGCGGCACGCCCTGGAGCCG
Encoded proteins:
- a CDS encoding ABC transporter ATP-binding protein, with product MSELAVKLRLDKLCITYIDRGGRRTEAVRDVSLDVHDKPGCGEIVVFLGPSGCGKSTILKAVAGLLAPTSGEVQLEGKRVDEVGRDRGMVFQAYTSFGWLTVRENVEYGLRLQGVPRAERRGQSTHYLKAVGLEEFADRYPKDLSGGMKQRVAIARTLINKPRVVLMDEPFGALDPYTRWEMQGLLLDVSRTEDNTILFVTHDVSEAVYLADTVYVLSPRPARILHRVDVPFFQVRDIALKSSNEFRAVEKKLLEMLYAPATEPA